The proteins below come from a single Alphaproteobacteria bacterium genomic window:
- a CDS encoding MFS transporter gives MTIVLMQILCGAEIDIFVPSFPDLQHAFHLSPFMVELTLAVNLTAHCLTSLIVGNLGDRYGRRPIILLGLLIFTIGSIFCIFSTAYWHLLFGRLWQGAGISGAAVLSYLVIADMYSAQRQQQLMGTLNGALTLAMAFAPVVGSFVNMYYSWQGNFVVLLLLSLLCLGLGIVYLPKGVKNSEVTFSLKEYVPVLRSKKAFYYIASIVLSLQVYWIFIGMSPILYMEDLGVSLKEFGFYQGALAAVFSVGSFSSGFFLRKYGQKKCFFFGVSMMVVFMVLMPVLILFNVKDPLIITGVMLFQSIGIILPINILWPLMLESIPGAKGRLAAVVVAGRLIVTALSLQLASYFYDGTLRSLAVIMGLFMVSSLWVGYKLLKVDQIFVAKDTDTSSAQVA, from the coding sequence ATGACGATTGTCCTTATGCAAATCCTATGCGGAGCTGAGATTGACATTTTTGTCCCCAGCTTTCCAGATTTGCAACATGCCTTTCATCTATCCCCTTTCATGGTGGAGCTGACGCTGGCTGTGAATTTGACGGCTCACTGCTTAACGTCTCTGATTGTTGGGAATCTAGGGGATCGTTATGGCCGTCGTCCCATTATTTTGCTTGGGTTGTTGATCTTTACGATTGGCAGTATATTTTGTATTTTTTCAACAGCTTACTGGCATCTTTTGTTTGGGCGGTTATGGCAAGGGGCTGGGATATCGGGCGCTGCCGTTTTGTCCTATTTGGTCATTGCAGATATGTATTCTGCACAACGCCAACAACAATTGATGGGCACGTTGAATGGGGCATTGACTTTGGCAATGGCGTTTGCGCCTGTCGTGGGTAGCTTCGTTAATATGTACTATAGTTGGCAAGGCAACTTTGTGGTTCTCCTTCTTCTTTCACTTCTATGTTTGGGGCTTGGAATTGTCTATTTGCCAAAGGGTGTCAAGAATTCGGAAGTGACTTTCTCCTTAAAAGAGTATGTGCCCGTGTTGCGCTCCAAAAAAGCTTTTTACTACATTGCTTCCATCGTTCTTTCTCTTCAGGTTTACTGGATCTTTATTGGGATGTCGCCTATTTTGTATATGGAAGATCTGGGGGTCAGTTTAAAAGAATTTGGCTTCTATCAAGGGGCCCTTGCGGCTGTTTTTTCTGTTGGGAGTTTTAGTTCTGGATTCTTCTTGAGAAAATATGGTCAGAAAAAATGTTTTTTCTTTGGTGTGTCCATGATGGTGGTGTTCATGGTGTTGATGCCGGTACTTATTCTGTTTAATGTCAAAGATCCCTTGATCATTACTGGGGTCATGTTGTTTCAATCGATCGGCATTATACTACCAATCAATATCTTGTGGCCTCTTATGCTGGAAAGCATTCCCGGGGCTAAAGGGCGCTTAGCGGCTGTGGTTGTGGCTGGGCGATTAATTGTCACGGCATTGAGTCTCCAGCTTGCAAGCTATTTCTACGATGGAACGTTGCGATCCTTGGCTGTGATTATGGGGTTGTTTATGGTCTCGAGCCTATGGGTTGGCTACAAACTCTTGAAAGTTGATCAAATCTTTGTTGCGAAGGACACA